One genomic region from Leptospira tipperaryensis encodes:
- a CDS encoding class I SAM-dependent methyltransferase produces MQQNQLYIDLGLSEDKYSQEVIAGQQVYTSSFLRIYDLVVLHIISRWFWRCPPQNMVQLYNKHLSANHLDIGVGTGYLLQKAKFPVVKPKISVMDLNANSLMEARKRLSDLAGEFNAYRANILEPINTKEKFDSIGLSFLFHCVPGAIREKASTAFKNLLKIRNPDGVIFGSTALHDLGQTHYLSRRGMKNLNRRGVFHNTQDTFSDLEAALKENFKDYELYVIGAIAFFAGKKAK; encoded by the coding sequence ATGCAACAAAATCAACTTTATATCGATCTTGGATTGTCTGAAGATAAATACAGTCAGGAAGTAATCGCGGGACAACAGGTCTACACGAGTAGTTTTTTAAGAATCTATGATTTAGTAGTTTTGCATATCATCAGTCGATGGTTCTGGCGTTGTCCTCCGCAGAACATGGTCCAACTCTACAATAAACATCTAAGCGCCAATCACCTGGATATCGGAGTAGGAACGGGTTATCTTCTTCAAAAGGCAAAATTCCCGGTGGTAAAACCGAAAATTTCCGTGATGGACTTAAACGCAAACAGCCTCATGGAAGCCCGAAAACGTCTGTCGGATCTCGCCGGAGAATTCAACGCGTATCGAGCCAATATTCTCGAGCCGATCAACACAAAGGAGAAATTCGATTCTATCGGATTGAGTTTTTTGTTTCATTGTGTTCCGGGTGCGATCCGGGAAAAAGCATCGACCGCATTTAAGAATCTTCTTAAAATCCGAAACCCTGACGGAGTGATCTTCGGGTCGACCGCTCTACACGACCTTGGACAAACCCATTATCTTTCTCGAAGAGGAATGAAAAATCTAAATCGAAGAGGAGTTTTTCATAACACACAAGACACCTTTTCCGACTTAGAAGCGGCCCTCAAAGAGAACTTTAAGGACTATGAATTGTATGTTATCGGTGCGATCGCATTCTTCGCGGGAAAAAAGGCGAAGTAA